The Rhopalosiphum maidis isolate BTI-1 chromosome 1, ASM367621v3, whole genome shotgun sequence genome has a segment encoding these proteins:
- the LOC113549009 gene encoding uncharacterized protein LOC113549009, with protein sequence MTRSKAFLSLVIFSTIFVHAQSYLLCYQCVSTHPGCGTPFKWLWHKTVSCPEEDDICVKVIEKVGAEERITRDCLSSLKGFRTDIPADKYEGCRKSSLDVKLGHYVNNSIPELDIKRDYYDSTTWCFCYFDHWCNSANISTSSNLLIVLISIFFFVRNIDQ encoded by the exons atgaCAAGATCAAAAGCTTTTCTttcattagttatattttcaacaatatttgtacatg ctcaatcatatttattatgttaccaATGTGTTTCAACACATCCTGGTTGTGGCACACCATTTAAGTGGTTATGGCATAAAACAGTGTCTTGTCCTGAAGAAGATGATATATGTGTAAAAGTCATTGAGAAAGTTGgag ctgAAGAACGTATTACTCGTGATTGTTTGAGTTCATTAAAAGGTTTTCGAACAGATATTCCTGCTGATAAGTATGAGGGTTGTAGAAAAAGTTCCCTGGATGTTAAACTAGGCCACTATGTCAATAATTCAATTCCTGAGTTGGATATTAAACG agatTATTATGATTCAACTACTTGGTGCTTTTGCTATTTTGACCATTGGTGTAATTCAGCGAATATATCTACATCTTCCAATTTGCTTATTGTGctgataagtatatttttttttgttcgtaaTATTGACCAGTAA